The Corynebacterium halotolerans YIM 70093 = DSM 44683 region TCGTCGAGCGCCACATCCATCGCCTTCGCCAGCAGCAGGTCGGCCAGCTGCGGGTTGCGGGCCAGGACGGGCCCGTGCATATAGGTGGCGATCACGTTGCCCTGCACCGCCCCCTCGGCGCTGCGCTGGCGCGGACCGTCGGACAGGTCGGCGGCCGCCGCGACATCACAGTTGCCGATGCCGCGCGAGACCCGGCCGAGCGGCTCGGCGCCCGGTCCGAGCACGGTGGCGCCCAGGTGGTTCTCGAAGCCGGTGAGCGGTTCGGTCAGCTCGGCGGTGATGCCGACGCTCGTCGGCGCGGAGACGACCTCGCCGATGGCGCGCTGCTGGAGTCCGGAGGTGCTGGCGTCGAGCAGGCCGACGCCGTCGACGACGCGGTTGCCCGCGCGGAAGGACTCGCCGAGGACCTGCAGGCCCGCGCAGATGGCCAGCACCGGTCGGCCGGCCTCGGCGGCGCGGCTCAGCCCGCCGTCGGCGATGAGGTGCTCGGCGGCCAGCATCTGGGCGGTGTCCTCGCCGCCACCCAGCGTGTACACGTCCAGGCCGCTCGGCACCGGTTCCCCGAGCTTGACCGTCAGGATGTCGGCGTCGATGCCCCGCATGCGGGCGCGCTGGCGCAGCACCAGGGCATTGCCGTCGTCACCGTAGGTGCCCAGCACGTCGGGCAGGATCAGTCCGATGGTCAGCTGCTCAGCCACGGTCGTTGTCCTCCTTGTCGTCCCTCCGGGCGATTTCCCGGTTCAGGGCCTTCTTCAGATCCCGGAAGGCGGTGTAGTTGGCGAGCACCTCGATGCGCCCGGGCGGGCAGGCCTGCACGGCGGCCAGCGCGTCAGGGGTGAGCTCGTGGTCGATCTCCGCGTAGGTCAGGCGCACCGCGAGATCGGTGCCGCGTTCCCCGGCGGCCTTGACGGACAGGTCCTCGAAGTCCTCGAAGCGCACGTCCCACAGCCAGGACAGGTCCTCGCCGTCGGCGACCTGCCCGTTGACCGCGATGACCAGCCCGTCCGCCGAGCGGTCGACCATCGACAGCGCCTCCTGCCAGCCGGCCGGGTTCTTCGCCAGCAACAGGTGCACCTCCCGGTCACCGAGCTTCACGGTGGAGTAGCGGCCGGCGACATTGTCGACGCCCTCGGTGGCCGCCACGGCGTCGCCGAGCGGGACGTCGAACCCCTCGACGGCCGCGGCGATCGCCTGCGTGGCGTTGCCGCGGTTGGCCCGCCCGGGCAGCTGGAGAATGAAGTCGGCTTCGCCGGCGGGACCGGCCAGACCGGTGTCGGAGACGGTCCAGGAGGGCGTCGGGCGGCGGAACTCGCGGCCGTCGGGAAGCTGCCTGACGGCCCACCAGTCGTCGCCGTCGCGCACGACGTGCCCGCCGGTGCGCGGGCAGGACACGGAGTCGCCGGTCCAGCCGGCGCCCGCGGCGACCCACACGACGTTGGGTGCGTCGAAGGCCACCGACGTCATCAGCACGTCGTCGCAGTTGGCGATGACCAGCATGTCCGGGTGCGCGGCGACGGTCGCGCGCAGGGCACGTTCGATCTTGTTGATCTCGCCGACCCGGTCCAGCTGGTCGCGTGTGAGGTTGAGCAGGACCAGGGCCTGCGGGTTGAGACGGTCGGCGACGGAGGGCACGTGCAGCTCGTCGACCTCCAGGACGACATGGGAGGCGTCGCGGCCGGCCAGCAGCGCGGAGATGATGCCGGCGTCCATGTTGTCGCCGCCGTCGTTGGTGGCCACGCTGTACCTGCGCCGCAGCGCGGCGGCCAGCATGCGGGTGGTGGTGGACTTGCCGTTGGTGCCGGTGACCAGGACCGCGGGGCGTTCGCCCGACAGCTGCTCCATGATGGTCGGGTCGATGGCGTTGGCGACCAGACCGCCGATCATGCCGCCCGCACCCCGCCCGGACAACCGGGAGGCGGTGGTGGCCAGCT contains the following coding sequences:
- a CDS encoding type 1 glutamine amidotransferase, whose translation is MAEQLTIGLILPDVLGTYGDDGNALVLRQRARMRGIDADILTVKLGEPVPSGLDVYTLGGGEDTAQMLAAEHLIADGGLSRAAEAGRPVLAICAGLQVLGESFRAGNRVVDGVGLLDASTSGLQQRAIGEVVSAPTSVGITAELTEPLTGFENHLGATVLGPGAEPLGRVSRGIGNCDVAAAADLSDGPRQRSAEGAVQGNVIATYMHGPVLARNPQLADLLLAKAMDVALDELEPLEIAVVDRLRLERLR
- a CDS encoding Mur ligase family protein codes for the protein MSPELSGPLRRLRRTAAKTAAKLATTASRLSGRGAGGMIGGLVANAIDPTIMEQLSGERPAVLVTGTNGKSTTTRMLAAALRRRYSVATNDGGDNMDAGIISALLAGRDASHVVLEVDELHVPSVADRLNPQALVLLNLTRDQLDRVGEINKIERALRATVAAHPDMLVIANCDDVLMTSVAFDAPNVVWVAAGAGWTGDSVSCPRTGGHVVRDGDDWWAVRQLPDGREFRRPTPSWTVSDTGLAGPAGEADFILQLPGRANRGNATQAIAAAVEGFDVPLGDAVAATEGVDNVAGRYSTVKLGDREVHLLLAKNPAGWQEALSMVDRSADGLVIAVNGQVADGEDLSWLWDVRFEDFEDLSVKAAGERGTDLAVRLTYAEIDHELTPDALAAVQACPPGRIEVLANYTAFRDLKKALNREIARRDDKEDNDRG